The following are from one region of the Alicyclobacillus fastidiosus genome:
- the miaB gene encoding tRNA (N6-isopentenyl adenosine(37)-C2)-methylthiotransferase MiaB: MENLVKLAREGRLEQGLGLTFGTHRPSQVERVAYDIDALTKAHRVGKKADGSPYRFVIKTYGCQMNEHDTEVMSGLLLAMGYEHADDDLDADFILFNTCAVRENAESKVFGEIGRLRPLKARNPELLLGLCGCMAQEQGVQKMVLEKFPWVDVVFGTHNIHRLPTILTAAKQSQETVMEVWDKAAETVEEIPKLRKDSVRAWVNIQYGCNKFCTYCIVPYTRGRERSRQPEDILAEVRELVRAGYREITLLGQNVNDYGVDLGSITFAELLRQVNDVEGIDRIRFTTSNPWNFTDELILAIAECSHVVEHVHLPVQSGNNEILKRMNRTHTREYYLQLVDKIRTAIPNVSLTTDIIVGFPGETEEAFQDTLSLVREVGFDNAFTFIYSPRENTPAAKFADEATFAEKKDRLRRLNEAQYEISLKRNQSLEGKVVDVLVEGESKTNREVLTGRTRTNHLILFPGDSSLRGEHVDVVITQPQTFLLKGRLVDSEEGVS, from the coding sequence TTGGAAAACCTGGTCAAACTAGCGCGTGAAGGGCGCTTGGAACAAGGCCTTGGACTGACCTTTGGCACACATCGCCCCAGTCAAGTGGAGCGAGTGGCTTACGATATAGATGCGTTGACGAAGGCCCACCGCGTTGGCAAGAAAGCGGACGGTTCCCCTTATCGTTTCGTCATCAAGACGTACGGGTGTCAGATGAACGAGCACGACACGGAAGTGATGTCGGGACTTCTCCTGGCAATGGGGTACGAACACGCCGACGATGATCTGGACGCGGATTTCATCTTGTTCAACACGTGTGCGGTGCGCGAAAATGCGGAGTCGAAAGTGTTTGGCGAGATCGGCCGACTGCGTCCGCTCAAGGCGAGGAATCCCGAGCTTTTGCTTGGCCTTTGCGGCTGCATGGCGCAGGAGCAAGGTGTACAGAAGATGGTACTCGAGAAATTCCCGTGGGTGGATGTGGTGTTTGGTACACACAACATTCATCGCCTCCCCACCATCCTGACGGCGGCCAAGCAGTCGCAGGAAACGGTGATGGAGGTGTGGGACAAAGCGGCCGAGACCGTCGAGGAGATCCCCAAGCTGCGCAAGGACAGCGTGCGGGCCTGGGTCAATATCCAGTACGGTTGCAACAAGTTTTGCACGTACTGCATCGTCCCGTATACGCGCGGGCGTGAACGCAGCCGGCAGCCGGAAGATATCTTGGCTGAAGTGCGGGAGTTGGTGCGAGCTGGCTATCGCGAAATCACCCTGCTCGGCCAGAACGTCAACGACTACGGGGTGGACTTGGGGAGCATCACGTTTGCTGAGCTGCTTCGACAGGTCAACGACGTCGAAGGAATTGACCGAATTCGGTTCACCACGTCGAATCCGTGGAATTTTACGGACGAGCTGATTCTGGCCATCGCCGAGTGCAGCCACGTCGTGGAACACGTGCACCTGCCCGTTCAATCGGGCAACAATGAGATCTTGAAGCGGATGAATCGCACGCATACGCGCGAGTACTACCTGCAGTTGGTAGACAAAATTCGCACGGCGATTCCAAACGTGAGCCTGACGACGGATATTATCGTCGGATTCCCCGGCGAGACGGAGGAAGCGTTCCAGGATACGCTGTCCCTGGTGCGAGAAGTCGGGTTCGACAACGCATTTACGTTTATTTATTCCCCGCGGGAGAATACTCCTGCGGCGAAATTCGCAGATGAAGCTACGTTTGCGGAGAAGAAGGATCGCTTGCGCCGGTTAAACGAGGCGCAGTATGAGATCAGTTTGAAACGCAACCAGTCGCTCGAAGGCAAGGTCGTCGACGTGCTGGTCGAAGGCGAGAGCAAGACCAATCGAGAGGTGCTCACTGGTAGAACGAGAACGAATCACCTCATTCTCTTCCCGGGCGACAGTTCGTTGCGGGGTGAACACGTCGACGTCGTGATTACACAGCCGCAGACGTTCCTCTTGAAGGGGCGCCTTGTGGATAGTGAGGAGGGTGTCTCGTGA
- the mutS gene encoding DNA mismatch repair protein MutS, producing MALTPMMRQYQEVKAAHQDALLMFRLGDFYELFFEDAVTASRELDITLTGRDAGEAGRIPMCGVPFHAVEQYLERLIDRGYRVAICEQVEDPKAAKGLVQREVVRIVTPGTALSKETEQRFLGAIVESDKHFGLAFVDVGTGEVLVGEAAAVACQDQLRLLRPIEIVVSTGASVPSWLDHFASSTSTLLTARKSGPKRLLEEQYNVASLTSIGLEESKASTLALLLALTYIDETQKMKLRHLQDPRPLFRNTHLTLNQTAIHHLEITETARDGQKKGSLLGLLDATVTAAGARLLRSWLERPLCQETEIVRRHDAVAFLVDDLILREEVRETLRGMHDLARLVARFAFGSANARDLLSLAHSLVKGQAVIETLEATDAPDLISSLIEQLPDLMPLALHIESSVVEEPPVLTRDGGMFRSGVDDELDRLRSLQTSGRTWLRDLEQRERERTGIKSLKIGYNKVFGYYIEVSKANLASVPAEYERRQTLTGAERFILPELKEREAEILSAEERATAKEAELFQSFRDRVLERRTDIQSFADALAQIDVIQSLAHVANERRFIRPEITSSSGIDIKGGRHPVVEAMAPGQFVPNDTRLVQGDHIIVLTGPNMGGKSTYMRQTAIIVMMAQMGSFVPAQRAQVGIVDQIFARIGAADDLGRGQSTFMVEMIELAEILRQSTSRSLVLLDEIGRGTSTYDGLSIAEAVLEELASRQEKPLTMFATHYHELIQFSERFPAVRNYSMAVEEKDDGIAFLHTVVTRPSDRSYGIQVAKLAGLPPHVVRRAQALLEARESTGESSALDFAAATLEVREVPVEETADAASHGQDRAAPSSELALFDGPYRSFAELVAAENLLAMTPLQAMNRLNELIEKARELL from the coding sequence ATGGCACTGACGCCGATGATGCGTCAATACCAGGAAGTGAAGGCAGCTCATCAGGATGCGCTGTTAATGTTTCGACTAGGGGATTTCTACGAACTGTTCTTTGAGGACGCCGTGACGGCGAGTCGGGAGCTCGACATCACATTGACAGGGCGAGATGCCGGGGAAGCAGGGAGAATTCCCATGTGCGGCGTTCCCTTTCACGCCGTTGAGCAGTACCTAGAACGACTCATCGACCGCGGTTACCGAGTGGCTATCTGCGAGCAAGTCGAAGATCCGAAAGCGGCAAAAGGGCTGGTCCAACGCGAAGTCGTTCGGATTGTGACACCGGGAACCGCGCTCTCCAAAGAGACGGAGCAACGGTTTCTCGGTGCCATCGTCGAGTCTGACAAGCATTTCGGACTCGCCTTTGTCGACGTCGGAACAGGTGAGGTGCTCGTCGGGGAGGCGGCGGCAGTTGCTTGTCAGGATCAGTTGCGGTTGTTGCGCCCGATCGAAATCGTGGTCAGCACAGGCGCGAGCGTACCGAGTTGGCTCGATCACTTTGCGTCGAGTACGTCTACGCTGCTGACGGCGCGCAAGAGCGGTCCGAAGCGACTCCTCGAGGAGCAGTACAATGTGGCCAGTCTGACTTCGATTGGGCTCGAGGAGTCCAAAGCGTCGACCCTCGCGCTGCTGCTTGCGCTGACGTACATAGATGAGACGCAGAAGATGAAACTTCGTCACCTACAGGATCCGCGCCCCCTGTTTCGCAACACGCATTTAACCCTCAATCAGACCGCCATTCATCACCTCGAGATCACAGAGACAGCTCGGGACGGTCAGAAGAAGGGGTCGTTGCTCGGGCTGCTCGACGCCACGGTCACGGCGGCCGGGGCGCGGCTACTGCGATCCTGGTTGGAGCGCCCGCTCTGCCAGGAGACGGAGATCGTCCGCAGGCACGATGCGGTGGCATTCTTGGTCGACGACCTGATTCTGCGCGAAGAAGTGCGGGAAACGCTGCGCGGCATGCACGATCTCGCCCGTTTAGTCGCCCGCTTCGCGTTTGGCAGCGCCAACGCGCGCGACCTGTTGTCGCTGGCGCATTCGCTGGTGAAAGGACAAGCCGTGATCGAGACGTTGGAGGCGACCGACGCCCCGGACCTCATTTCCTCGCTCATCGAGCAGTTGCCTGATCTGATGCCACTCGCCCTACACATCGAGTCGAGCGTCGTCGAGGAACCTCCAGTTCTCACGCGGGATGGCGGCATGTTTCGAAGCGGCGTGGACGACGAGCTGGATCGACTTCGGAGCCTGCAGACGTCCGGTCGGACTTGGCTGCGCGACCTCGAGCAGAGAGAGCGTGAACGAACCGGCATCAAGTCGTTGAAAATCGGCTACAACAAAGTCTTCGGGTACTACATCGAGGTGTCCAAGGCCAATCTCGCGAGCGTCCCGGCTGAGTACGAGCGACGTCAGACGCTGACAGGAGCAGAACGCTTTATCCTGCCAGAGTTGAAGGAGCGAGAAGCGGAGATCCTCTCCGCTGAGGAGCGCGCCACGGCGAAGGAAGCGGAGCTGTTTCAATCGTTTCGCGACCGTGTGCTGGAACGGCGGACCGACATTCAAAGTTTCGCTGACGCCTTGGCTCAAATCGACGTCATCCAGTCGCTCGCGCACGTGGCCAATGAGCGCCGGTTCATTCGGCCGGAGATCACGAGTTCCAGCGGGATCGACATCAAGGGCGGTCGTCACCCAGTGGTCGAAGCGATGGCTCCGGGGCAGTTTGTGCCGAACGATACGAGACTCGTGCAAGGGGATCACATCATCGTTCTCACGGGTCCAAACATGGGCGGAAAAAGCACGTATATGCGTCAGACCGCGATCATCGTCATGATGGCGCAGATGGGGAGTTTTGTACCTGCACAGCGGGCACAAGTCGGCATCGTCGACCAGATTTTCGCGCGCATTGGCGCGGCGGACGACCTGGGTCGCGGTCAGAGTACGTTTATGGTCGAGATGATCGAACTGGCCGAAATCCTGCGCCAATCGACGTCGCGCAGCCTCGTCTTGCTCGATGAGATCGGACGCGGAACGTCGACCTACGACGGGTTGTCCATCGCCGAAGCGGTGCTCGAAGAGCTGGCGAGCCGACAGGAAAAGCCCTTGACTATGTTCGCGACGCACTATCACGAATTGATTCAGTTTTCGGAGCGGTTTCCGGCGGTGCGCAATTACTCGATGGCGGTTGAGGAGAAGGATGACGGCATCGCGTTTCTGCACACCGTCGTGACTCGCCCGTCGGATCGCAGTTATGGGATTCAGGTGGCCAAATTGGCTGGCCTCCCTCCACATGTCGTGCGCCGGGCGCAAGCGTTGCTCGAGGCCCGAGAATCCACTGGCGAGAGCAGCGCCTTGGACTTCGCAGCTGCCACGTTAGAAGTGCGAGAAGTACCCGTTGAAGAGACCGCTGATGCCGCCTCGCATGGGCAGGACAGGGCGGCCCCGTCGTCCGAGCTCGCACTCTTCGACGGGCCTTACCGGTCGTTCGCCGAGCTGGTGGCAGCGGAGAATCTGCTCGCCATGACGCCACTTCAGGCGATGAATCGCCTGAATGAGTTGATTGAGAAAGCGAGGGAACTCTTGTAA
- a CDS encoding YlbF family regulator: MSISDPTAQQLFAKVDDIANGIAQSEAAAMYWQARDKMMHHQEAQGLFDDLKKKTNGLLVLKDRLGEQSEKYQRIKEEAERIEARLAEIPVALQYKAAQDELNAMLQEVMLVLLANLKAEVPVEPGPRSCGSGGSCSTGGGCSCSAH; the protein is encoded by the coding sequence GTGAGTATCTCGGATCCGACGGCACAACAGCTGTTTGCTAAAGTGGACGACATCGCCAACGGCATCGCGCAGTCGGAAGCCGCGGCCATGTACTGGCAGGCGCGCGATAAAATGATGCACCATCAGGAGGCGCAGGGACTGTTCGACGACTTGAAAAAGAAGACGAATGGGCTTCTCGTTCTCAAGGATCGATTAGGCGAGCAAAGCGAGAAATATCAGCGGATCAAGGAGGAAGCCGAGCGTATTGAGGCGCGTTTGGCGGAGATTCCTGTGGCACTTCAGTACAAGGCGGCGCAAGACGAGCTCAACGCCATGTTACAAGAAGTGATGCTCGTCCTGCTTGCAAACTTGAAAGCGGAGGTGCCGGTGGAACCCGGGCCGCGCAGTTGCGGGTCTGGCGGCAGTTGTTCCACGGGCGGCGGCTGTTCTTGTTCAGCACATTAA